A single Rubrivivax gelatinosus IL144 DNA region contains:
- a CDS encoding TonB-dependent siderophore receptor: MATNHHVPTRCALAAALFASACAAQAQSTETITITGAAERLPAFAGFPGQTDARTPLQAQSWSAERLADENVTRLGEVTRLDAGISVAYDSPGYWAGLSVRGYTLDNRFNIRRDGLPVSGETAFALENKEAVEVLKGASGMQAGTSAPGGLVNLRVKRPVADKRSATVWWEGAGTTGAAVDVGDRSGPDGAFGWRVNAAYEDMEPRLRDSDGHRRLLAVALDWQLNPGSIVEFEIENSRQQQPSAAGYSMRGNTVPDAHDIDLLNNLNHQPWNGPVEMEGTTASLRWRQRIAEDWQLRAQAMVQKLRTDDRTAFPYGVYNADYQCPQWCDRFAPDGSFSYWQYTSLDERRDSAALEIAASGTARTGAVEHAIEFGALRSRYRGRFEDQVFDIAGTGKDDGSLVSPPSAGYPDANTDRDETSTELFVRDAMTLPGGWSLWTGLRHTRLARESWRTSPDSTGSLRATDYDQSFTTPWAALAYQLTSATMVYASWGRGVESAVVPNRPRYANAGQALPALKSRQREIGLKYAGREVESSVALFQIERPRTGELNAGCADDVPDSCRQGVVGEQRHRGVEASVVWRTGAVDWRASAMLLDAVRHESGSGDGLRPENVPARTLRVGADWRVPQAAGLLLQADLRAEGDRVVLPYDDSVRIPGWASLDLGARWTQTLAGGRSITWRTGVDNVFDRKAWKESPYQFDHVYLYPLQSRTWRASASLKF; the protein is encoded by the coding sequence ATGGCAACCAATCATCACGTCCCGACCCGCTGCGCCCTCGCCGCGGCCCTGTTCGCCTCTGCCTGCGCCGCCCAGGCGCAGAGCACCGAGACGATCACCATCACCGGCGCGGCCGAGCGCCTGCCGGCTTTCGCCGGCTTCCCCGGCCAGACCGACGCGCGCACGCCGCTGCAGGCGCAGAGCTGGAGCGCCGAGCGCCTGGCCGACGAGAACGTCACCCGGCTGGGCGAGGTCACGCGGCTGGACGCCGGCATCTCCGTGGCCTACGACTCGCCGGGCTACTGGGCCGGGCTCTCGGTGCGCGGCTACACGCTGGACAACCGCTTCAACATCCGCCGCGACGGCCTGCCGGTCAGCGGCGAGACCGCGTTCGCCCTTGAGAACAAGGAAGCCGTCGAGGTGCTCAAGGGTGCCAGCGGCATGCAGGCCGGCACCAGCGCGCCCGGCGGCCTGGTGAACCTGCGCGTCAAGCGCCCGGTGGCCGACAAGCGCAGCGCCACGGTGTGGTGGGAAGGTGCGGGCACGACCGGCGCGGCCGTCGACGTCGGCGACCGCAGCGGCCCCGACGGCGCCTTCGGCTGGCGCGTCAACGCCGCTTACGAGGACATGGAGCCGCGGCTGCGCGACAGCGACGGCCACCGTCGCCTGCTGGCCGTGGCGCTGGACTGGCAGCTGAACCCCGGCAGCATCGTCGAGTTCGAGATCGAGAACAGCCGCCAGCAGCAGCCCAGCGCCGCCGGCTACAGCATGCGCGGCAACACCGTGCCCGACGCGCACGACATCGACCTGCTGAACAACCTGAACCACCAGCCCTGGAACGGCCCGGTGGAGATGGAGGGCACGACGGCCTCGCTGCGCTGGCGCCAGCGCATCGCCGAAGACTGGCAGCTGCGCGCCCAGGCGATGGTGCAGAAGCTGCGCACCGACGACCGCACGGCCTTCCCTTACGGGGTCTACAACGCCGACTACCAGTGCCCGCAGTGGTGCGACCGCTTCGCCCCCGACGGCAGCTTCAGCTACTGGCAGTACACCAGCCTCGACGAGCGCCGCGACAGTGCCGCGTTGGAGATCGCGGCCAGCGGCACGGCGCGCACCGGCGCCGTCGAGCATGCGATCGAGTTCGGCGCACTGCGCAGCCGCTACCGCGGGCGTTTCGAGGATCAGGTCTTCGACATCGCCGGCACCGGCAAGGACGACGGCAGCCTGGTGTCGCCGCCGTCGGCCGGCTACCCGGACGCCAACACCGACCGTGACGAGACCAGCACCGAGCTCTTCGTGCGCGACGCGATGACGCTGCCCGGCGGCTGGAGCCTGTGGACCGGGCTGCGCCACACCCGGCTGGCGCGCGAGAGCTGGAGAACGAGCCCGGACAGCACCGGCAGCCTGCGCGCCACCGATTACGACCAGAGCTTCACCACGCCCTGGGCCGCGCTGGCCTACCAGCTCACGTCGGCGACGATGGTCTACGCGAGCTGGGGCCGCGGCGTCGAGTCGGCCGTCGTGCCGAACCGTCCGCGCTACGCCAACGCCGGCCAGGCGCTGCCGGCGCTGAAGAGCCGCCAGCGCGAGATCGGCCTCAAGTACGCCGGGCGGGAAGTCGAGAGCAGCGTCGCGCTGTTCCAGATCGAACGCCCGCGCACCGGCGAGCTGAACGCCGGCTGCGCCGACGACGTCCCCGACTCGTGCCGCCAAGGCGTCGTCGGCGAGCAGCGCCACCGCGGCGTCGAAGCCAGCGTCGTCTGGCGCACCGGCGCCGTCGACTGGCGCGCCAGCGCGATGCTGCTGGACGCCGTGCGCCACGAGAGCGGCAGCGGCGACGGCCTGCGGCCGGAGAACGTGCCGGCGCGCACGCTGCGCGTCGGCGCCGACTGGCGCGTGCCGCAGGCCGCCGGGCTGCTGCTGCAGGCCGACCTGCGCGCCGAAGGCGACCGCGTCGTGCTGCCCTACGACGACAGCGTGCGCATCCCCGGCTGGGCCAGCCTGGACCTGGGTGCCCGCTGGACGCAGACACTGGCCGGCGGGCGCAGCATCACCTGGCGCACCGGCGTCGACAACGTCTTCGACCGCAAGGCCTGGAAAGAGTCGCCCTACCAGTTCGACCACGTCTACCTGTACCCGCTGCAATCGCGTACCTGGAGAGCCAGCGCATCACTCAAGTTTTGA
- a CDS encoding NAD(P)/FAD-dependent oxidoreductase, translating to MTVSPSPGAPAVVSPIETDALIIGAGPVGLFQVFELGLQDIRAHVVDSLPHVGGQCAELYADKPIYDIPGVPVCTGRELVERLRQQIAPFGANFHLGQEVRSLERAADGRFDVATSTGTRFVARTVFVAGGVGSFQPKALRLPGIERFAGRQLFYRVADAAAFAGQHLVVAGGGDSALDWAIHFASTDQARPARVTLLHRRDEFRALPATLRRLAELREAGAVEVVIGQPTGFETDGERLARLVLMRPDGSSTTLALDTLLVFHGLSPKLGPIAEWGLELDHKLVTVNPATFETSTPGVFAVGDICHYPGKRKLILCGFHEATLAAFAAVPYVDPERRALLQYTTSSPQLHRLLGVETPSQD from the coding sequence ATGACTGTTTCCCCCTCGCCCGGCGCTCCCGCCGTCGTATCCCCGATCGAGACCGACGCGCTGATCATCGGCGCCGGCCCGGTCGGGCTGTTCCAGGTCTTCGAACTCGGGCTGCAGGACATCCGCGCCCACGTCGTCGACTCGCTGCCGCACGTCGGTGGCCAGTGCGCCGAGCTCTACGCCGACAAGCCGATCTACGACATCCCCGGCGTGCCCGTGTGCACCGGGCGTGAGCTCGTCGAGCGGCTACGGCAGCAGATCGCGCCTTTCGGCGCGAACTTCCATCTCGGCCAGGAGGTGCGTTCGCTGGAACGCGCCGCCGACGGCCGCTTCGACGTCGCCACCAGCACCGGCACGCGTTTTGTCGCGCGCACGGTCTTCGTCGCCGGCGGCGTCGGCTCCTTCCAGCCCAAGGCGCTGCGCCTGCCGGGCATCGAACGTTTCGCCGGGCGCCAGCTCTTCTACCGCGTCGCCGACGCGGCGGCCTTTGCCGGCCAGCACCTGGTCGTCGCCGGCGGCGGCGATTCGGCACTCGACTGGGCGATCCACTTCGCCAGCACCGACCAGGCCCGCCCGGCGCGCGTGACGCTGCTGCATCGGCGCGACGAGTTCCGTGCCCTGCCCGCGACGCTGCGCCGCCTGGCCGAGCTGCGCGAGGCCGGCGCGGTGGAGGTCGTCATCGGCCAGCCGACCGGCTTCGAGACCGACGGCGAGCGCCTGGCCCGCCTGGTGCTGATGCGCCCGGACGGCAGCAGCACGACGCTGGCGCTGGACACCCTGCTCGTCTTCCACGGCCTGAGCCCCAAGCTGGGCCCGATCGCCGAATGGGGGCTGGAGCTGGACCACAAGCTGGTCACCGTGAACCCGGCGACCTTCGAAACGAGCACACCGGGCGTCTTCGCCGTCGGCGACATCTGCCACTACCCGGGCAAACGCAAGCTGATCCTCTGCGGCTTCCACGAGGCCACGCTGGCCGCCTTCGCCGCCGTGCCCTACGTCGACCCGGAGCGCCGCGCGCTGCTGCAGTACACGACTTCCAGCCCGCAGCTGCACCGGCTGCTGGGCGTCGAGACGCCGTCGCAGGATTGA
- the fdxA gene encoding ferredoxin FdxA has protein sequence MTHVVLDSCIRCKYTDCVDVCPVDCFREGPNFLVIDPEECIDCAVCIPECPANAILPEEDVPSDQLQFVQLNAELAKVWPSITKRKGSLPDADEWKDRKNKLPHLQR, from the coding sequence ATGACTCACGTCGTTCTCGATTCCTGCATCCGCTGCAAGTACACCGATTGCGTGGATGTGTGCCCCGTCGACTGCTTCCGTGAAGGGCCGAACTTCCTCGTCATCGATCCCGAGGAGTGCATCGACTGCGCGGTCTGCATCCCCGAGTGCCCGGCCAACGCGATCCTGCCCGAGGAAGACGTGCCTTCGGACCAGCTGCAGTTCGTCCAGCTCAACGCCGAGCTCGCCAAGGTCTGGCCGAGCATCACCAAGCGCAAGGGCTCGCTGCCCGACGCCGACGAGTGGAAGGACCGCAAGAACAAGCTGCCGCACCTGCAGCGCTGA
- the cobA gene encoding uroporphyrinogen-III C-methyltransferase: MGRVVFIGAGPGAADLITVRGARRLAEAEVVLCDALTDPALRELAPRAEWIDVGKRGYRHSTHQAEIDALLVEMARRHAVVVRLKGGDPSLFGRLEEELAALARAGIDSEVVPGVSAALAAAASAQRPLTRRARGRSVAFSTAMTRERRLEVTHAADTQVFYMAGSQLGVLGERLRAAGWPADTPALVVSRAGWPDELRSHHDVASLADASARHAGQPTVVIVGAGASALTLTHEQDQAGTPEGAA; encoded by the coding sequence ATGGGCCGCGTCGTCTTCATCGGCGCCGGCCCCGGCGCCGCAGACCTGATCACCGTGCGCGGCGCGCGACGCCTCGCCGAGGCCGAGGTCGTGCTCTGCGACGCGCTGACCGACCCAGCGTTGCGCGAACTCGCACCGCGCGCCGAGTGGATCGACGTCGGCAAACGCGGCTATCGCCATTCCACCCACCAGGCCGAGATCGACGCCCTGCTCGTCGAGATGGCGCGGCGTCACGCCGTCGTCGTGCGCCTCAAGGGCGGCGACCCCAGCCTGTTCGGCCGGCTCGAAGAAGAGCTGGCCGCACTGGCCCGCGCCGGCATCGACAGCGAAGTGGTGCCCGGCGTCAGCGCCGCGCTGGCCGCAGCCGCCTCGGCGCAGCGCCCGCTGACGCGCCGCGCCCGCGGCCGCAGCGTCGCCTTCAGCACCGCGATGACCCGTGAACGGCGGCTGGAGGTGACGCACGCCGCCGACACCCAGGTCTTCTACATGGCCGGCAGCCAGCTCGGCGTGCTCGGCGAACGCCTGCGCGCCGCCGGCTGGCCGGCCGACACGCCGGCACTCGTCGTCTCGCGCGCCGGCTGGCCCGACGAGCTGCGCAGCCACCACGACGTCGCTTCGCTGGCCGACGCGAGCGCGCGCCACGCCGGGCAGCCGACCGTCGTCATCGTCGGCGCCGGTGCGTCGGCGCTCACCCTGACGCATGAGCAAGATCAAGCCGGGACCCCCGAGGGCGCGGCGTAA
- a CDS encoding phosphoadenylyl-sulfate reductase: MPTAIELHARKTRGHDARVAHAVALLREAAADHAGRIVQATSLGVEGMVITDLIARHGLAIPVATLDTGALHAETLALIPRIRQRYGVEVQVFRPQQEAVVQFVRRHGEDAMYRSVELRKSCCDVRKKEPMRRLLEGRTAWITGLRREQSESRSRVPHFELDADSREKFYPLADWSEADIWHYVATHDVPYNPLHDQFFPSIGCAPCTRAVSLGEDHRAGRWWWEQEGAKECGLHLRPEPIAA, from the coding sequence ATGCCTACCGCCATCGAACTGCATGCCCGCAAGACCCGCGGCCACGATGCCCGGGTCGCGCACGCCGTCGCGCTGCTGCGCGAGGCCGCCGCCGACCACGCCGGCCGCATCGTCCAGGCCACCAGCCTGGGCGTCGAAGGCATGGTCATCACCGACCTGATCGCGCGCCACGGCCTGGCGATCCCGGTCGCGACGCTGGACACCGGCGCGCTGCACGCCGAGACACTGGCGCTGATCCCGCGCATCCGCCAGCGCTACGGCGTCGAGGTGCAGGTCTTCCGCCCGCAGCAGGAAGCCGTCGTCCAGTTCGTGCGCCGCCACGGCGAGGACGCGATGTACCGCAGCGTCGAGCTGCGCAAGAGCTGCTGCGATGTGCGCAAGAAGGAGCCGATGCGCCGCCTGCTCGAGGGCCGCACCGCCTGGATCACCGGGCTGCGCCGCGAGCAGTCGGAATCGCGTTCGCGCGTGCCGCACTTCGAGCTCGACGCCGACAGCCGCGAGAAGTTCTACCCGCTGGCCGACTGGAGCGAAGCCGACATCTGGCACTACGTGGCCACGCACGACGTGCCGTACAACCCGCTGCACGACCAGTTCTTCCCGAGCATCGGCTGCGCGCCCTGCACGCGCGCCGTTTCGCTGGGCGAGGACCACCGCGCCGGGCGCTGGTGGTGGGAGCAGGAAGGCGCCAAGGAGTGCGGGCTGCACCTGCGGCCCGAGCCGATCGCCGCGTGA
- a CDS encoding DUF934 domain-containing protein has translation MRLIDQNSPLPADALALDNAVDVLERRDEIAAARAVVLHFPKWTDGRAYSQAVLLRLRLRYAGELIAAGDVVGDMLPMLQRCGFDAAQLRADQDPAVALRTLGRFPGQYQRDAVGAQPTPYARAA, from the coding sequence ATGCGCCTGATCGACCAGAACTCCCCGCTGCCCGCCGACGCGCTGGCCCTCGACAACGCCGTCGACGTGCTCGAGCGCCGCGACGAGATCGCCGCCGCCCGCGCCGTCGTGCTGCACTTCCCGAAGTGGACCGACGGCCGCGCCTACTCGCAGGCCGTTCTGCTGCGCCTGCGTCTGCGCTACGCCGGCGAGCTGATCGCCGCCGGCGACGTCGTCGGCGACATGCTGCCGATGCTGCAGCGCTGCGGCTTCGACGCCGCCCAGCTGCGCGCCGACCAGGATCCGGCGGTCGCGCTGCGCACGCTGGGGCGTTTCCCCGGCCAGTACCAGCGCGACGCCGTCGGCGCCCAACCCACCCCGTACGCCCGAGCGGCCTGA
- a CDS encoding nitrite/sulfite reductase — translation MYQYTEFDRQFIRARAAQFRDQLERHLAGQLPDELFRPLRLQNGWYVQRHAPMARIAVPYGELSSRQLRALARVAREFDLQDAGTPNERGGFGHFTTRHNCQFNWIPLERSADVMELLAEADLHGVQTSGNCIRNVTTDALAGIAPDEIVDPRPYAELLRQWSTLHPEFAFLPRKFKVAITGATDDRAVIAWHDVGLQLLRDDAGQVGFRVLVGGGMGRTPIIATEVAAFVPWQRILVFLEAVVRVYNLHGRRDNIYKARIKILVKALGEQFIREVHAEYEALLADGAPELPQAELDRVAANFVAPVTEAAPPAHAVDADAPKAYTRWLERNVHAHRLAGYRAVTLSLKRAGQAPGDVTADQMDRAAELAERFSHGELRVTHDQNLLLPWVAEHELRALWLAAREDGFATPNIGLLTDMIACPGGDLCSLANARSLPIAAAIRERFEDLDALYELGDLDLHISGCMNSCGHHHTGHIGILGVDKDGSEWFQVTVAGSDGSLANGPAAAGKVIGPSFAADEVPDVVEALVEVYRAERQAGERFVDTVRRLGIAPLRAAADAVRRSTAAAEA, via the coding sequence ATGTACCAGTACACCGAGTTCGACCGCCAGTTCATCCGGGCCCGCGCCGCGCAGTTCCGCGACCAGCTCGAACGCCATCTGGCCGGCCAGCTGCCCGACGAGCTGTTCCGTCCGCTGCGGCTGCAGAACGGCTGGTACGTGCAGCGCCACGCGCCGATGGCGCGCATCGCGGTGCCCTATGGCGAGCTGTCCTCGCGCCAGCTGCGCGCCCTGGCGCGCGTGGCGCGCGAGTTCGATCTGCAGGACGCCGGCACGCCCAACGAACGCGGCGGCTTCGGCCACTTCACGACGCGCCACAACTGCCAGTTCAACTGGATCCCGCTGGAGCGCTCGGCCGACGTGATGGAGCTGCTGGCCGAAGCCGACCTGCACGGCGTGCAGACCAGCGGCAACTGCATCCGCAACGTGACGACCGACGCGCTGGCCGGCATCGCGCCCGACGAGATCGTCGACCCGCGCCCCTACGCAGAGCTGCTGCGCCAGTGGAGCACGCTGCACCCCGAGTTCGCCTTCCTGCCGCGCAAGTTCAAGGTCGCGATCACCGGCGCGACCGACGACCGGGCGGTCATCGCCTGGCACGACGTCGGCCTGCAGCTGCTGCGCGACGACGCCGGCCAGGTGGGTTTTCGCGTGCTGGTCGGCGGCGGCATGGGTCGCACGCCGATCATCGCCACCGAGGTCGCGGCCTTCGTGCCCTGGCAGCGCATCCTGGTCTTCCTCGAGGCCGTGGTGCGCGTCTACAACCTGCACGGCCGGCGCGACAACATCTACAAGGCGCGCATCAAGATCCTCGTCAAGGCGCTGGGCGAGCAGTTCATCCGCGAGGTGCACGCCGAATACGAGGCGCTGCTGGCCGACGGCGCGCCCGAGCTGCCGCAGGCCGAGCTCGACCGCGTCGCCGCGAACTTCGTCGCCCCGGTGACCGAAGCCGCGCCGCCGGCCCACGCCGTCGACGCCGACGCGCCCAAGGCCTACACGCGCTGGCTGGAGCGCAACGTGCACGCCCACCGCCTCGCCGGCTACCGCGCCGTGACGCTGTCGCTCAAGCGCGCCGGCCAGGCGCCCGGCGACGTCACAGCCGACCAGATGGACCGTGCCGCCGAGCTGGCCGAGCGCTTCAGCCATGGCGAACTGCGCGTCACCCACGACCAGAACCTGCTGCTGCCCTGGGTCGCCGAGCACGAGCTGCGCGCGCTGTGGCTGGCCGCGCGCGAAGACGGCTTCGCGACGCCCAACATCGGCCTGCTGACCGACATGATCGCCTGCCCCGGCGGCGACCTCTGCTCGCTGGCCAACGCCCGTTCGTTGCCAATCGCCGCGGCGATCCGCGAGCGCTTCGAGGACCTGGACGCGCTCTACGAGCTCGGCGACCTCGACCTGCACATCAGCGGCTGCATGAACTCCTGCGGCCACCACCACACCGGCCACATCGGCATCCTCGGCGTCGACAAGGACGGCAGCGAGTGGTTCCAGGTGACGGTCGCCGGCTCCGACGGCTCGCTGGCCAACGGCCCGGCCGCGGCCGGCAAGGTGATCGGCCCGTCCTTCGCCGCCGACGAGGTGCCCGACGTCGTCGAGGCGCTGGTCGAGGTCTACCGCGCCGAGCGCCAGGCCGGCGAACGTTTCGTCGACACCGTGCGCCGCCTGGGCATCGCCCCGCTGCGCGCCGCCGCCGACGCCGTGCGCCGCAGCACCGCCGCGGCCGAAGCCTGA
- a CDS encoding patatin-like phospholipase family protein, whose translation MRRLLGTLLVLLLAACQSVPLPAPTPSHPVTDSATTPKPPPRPPRIGLALGGGAARGFSHIGVIQVLEENGIRPDLVAGTSAGSLVAALYASGKSGAELGMLAMTMDEGAITDWAFPGRALLRGEALARYVREHTGGRAIEQMRLPLGIVATDLDSGAPILFQRGDTGTAVRASSAVPAVFQPVTVGGREYVDGGLVSPVPVRFARQMGAELVIAVDISAVPDGAPTGDAMKMLLQTFSIMSRSINTYELRDADVVLRPALNGVSSADFTARKRSIQAGREAALAALPAIKAKIAALTR comes from the coding sequence ATGCGCAGACTTCTCGGGACGCTCCTCGTCCTTCTCCTGGCCGCGTGCCAGAGCGTGCCGCTCCCGGCACCGACCCCCTCCCACCCCGTCACCGACTCCGCCACGACGCCCAAGCCGCCGCCGCGCCCGCCGCGCATCGGCCTGGCGCTGGGCGGGGGCGCCGCGCGCGGCTTCTCGCACATCGGCGTGATCCAGGTGCTCGAGGAGAACGGCATCCGCCCGGACCTCGTCGCCGGCACCTCGGCCGGCAGCCTGGTCGCCGCGCTCTACGCCTCGGGCAAGAGCGGCGCGGAGCTGGGCATGCTGGCGATGACGATGGACGAAGGCGCGATCACCGACTGGGCCTTCCCCGGTCGGGCGCTGCTGCGGGGCGAGGCGCTGGCGCGCTACGTGCGCGAGCACACCGGCGGCCGCGCGATCGAGCAGATGCGGCTGCCCCTGGGCATCGTCGCCACCGACCTGGACAGCGGCGCGCCGATCCTGTTCCAGCGCGGCGACACCGGCACCGCGGTGCGCGCGTCCAGCGCCGTGCCGGCGGTGTTCCAGCCGGTGACGGTCGGCGGCCGCGAGTACGTCGACGGCGGCCTGGTGTCGCCGGTGCCGGTGCGTTTCGCGCGCCAGATGGGCGCCGAACTGGTCATCGCCGTCGACATCTCGGCGGTGCCCGACGGTGCGCCGACCGGCGACGCGATGAAGATGCTGCTGCAGACCTTCTCGATCATGAGCCGCAGCATCAACACCTACGAACTGCGTGACGCCGACGTCGTGCTGCGCCCGGCGCTGAACGGCGTCTCCAGCGCCGACTTCACGGCGCGCAAGCGCTCGATCCAGGCCGGCCGCGAAGCCGCGCTGGCGGCGCTGCCGGCGATCAAGGCCAAGATCGCGGCGCTGACGCGCTGA
- a CDS encoding helix-turn-helix domain-containing protein, with translation MSNKLHIASRHGDVLAFVGQNLRAARQQAGLSQAALAEASGLSRRMIVALEQGDTNISLSRLDRLAEALGVGFVDLVRDPAAQTLRLDAVAWRGRHDGSVAVLQASVPARHEAQLWAWTLAPGERYDAEPDPEGWHEMIVVVEGRLRLELADGARELTAGDYLVYPSSQPYAYVNAGEATTRFIRNVVA, from the coding sequence ATGAGCAATAAACTGCACATTGCCTCGCGCCACGGTGACGTGCTCGCCTTCGTCGGGCAGAACCTGCGTGCCGCGCGCCAGCAGGCCGGGCTGAGCCAGGCCGCGCTGGCCGAAGCCTCGGGCCTGAGCCGGCGCATGATCGTCGCGCTCGAACAGGGCGACACCAACATCAGCCTGTCGCGGCTGGACCGGCTGGCCGAGGCGCTGGGCGTCGGCTTCGTCGACCTGGTGCGAGACCCGGCAGCGCAGACGCTGCGCCTGGACGCCGTCGCCTGGCGCGGCCGCCACGACGGCAGCGTCGCGGTGCTGCAGGCCAGCGTGCCGGCGCGCCACGAGGCCCAGCTCTGGGCCTGGACGCTGGCGCCGGGCGAGCGCTACGACGCCGAACCCGACCCTGAGGGCTGGCACGAGATGATCGTCGTCGTCGAAGGCCGGCTGCGGCTGGAACTGGCCGACGGCGCGCGCGAGCTGACCGCGGGCGACTACCTCGTCTACCCCAGTTCGCAGCCCTACGCCTACGTCAACGCCGGCGAGGCGACGACGCGCTTCATCCGCAACGTCGTCGCTTGA
- a CDS encoding DMT family transporter produces the protein MLHMFDRGKAAWPFSRQEAALIAITMLWGTTFLIVHLAMRHSGPFFFVGLRFVTAGLVALLVFRRALAGLTREELWAGTAIGVSIFLGYGLQTLGLQTISSSKSAFITALYVPLVPLLQWLVLREAPKPMAMLGIVLAFAGLVLLAGPEAGSGAIGPGELATILSAFAIAAEILLIGRFARRVDVRRITAVQLLAAGLLSWAAMPVLGETIPAFSWVWLAAAVGLGAASVAIQLTINWAQRLVAPVRATIIYAGEPVWGGVVGRLAGDRLPPEAFVGAALVLAGTLVSELRLRRRRVSD, from the coding sequence ATGTTGCACATGTTCGATCGCGGCAAGGCCGCCTGGCCGTTCAGCCGCCAGGAAGCGGCGCTGATCGCGATCACCATGCTCTGGGGCACGACCTTCCTGATCGTGCACCTGGCGATGCGCCACAGCGGGCCGTTCTTCTTCGTCGGCCTGCGTTTCGTCACCGCGGGGCTGGTCGCGCTGCTGGTGTTCCGCCGTGCGCTGGCCGGCCTGACGCGTGAGGAGCTGTGGGCCGGCACCGCGATCGGCGTCTCAATCTTTCTCGGCTACGGCCTGCAGACGCTGGGGCTGCAGACGATCAGCAGCAGCAAGTCGGCGTTCATCACCGCGCTTTACGTGCCGTTGGTGCCGCTGCTGCAATGGCTGGTGCTGCGCGAGGCGCCCAAGCCGATGGCGATGCTGGGCATCGTGCTGGCTTTCGCCGGGCTGGTGCTGCTCGCCGGGCCGGAAGCCGGCAGCGGCGCGATCGGGCCGGGCGAACTGGCGACCATCCTCAGCGCCTTTGCGATCGCCGCCGAGATCCTGCTGATCGGCCGTTTCGCCCGCCGCGTCGACGTGCGCCGCATCACCGCGGTGCAGTTGCTGGCGGCCGGTCTGCTGTCTTGGGCGGCGATGCCGGTGCTCGGCGAAACGATCCCGGCGTTTTCCTGGGTCTGGCTCGCCGCCGCGGTCGGGCTCGGTGCGGCCAGCGTCGCGATCCAGCTGACGATCAACTGGGCCCAGCGTTTGGTGGCGCCGGTGCGCGCGACGATCATCTACGCCGGCGAGCCGGTCTGGGGCGGCGTCGTCGGCCGCCTGGCCGGCGACCGCCTGCCGCCCGAGGCTTTCGTCGGCGCCGCGCTGGTGCTCGCCGGCACGCTGGTCAGCGAACTCAGGCTGCGGCGCCGCAGGGTCAGCGACTGA
- a CDS encoding GreA/GreB family elongation factor, whose translation MNTLVHERQLGWLDHVRLFNLVSVPRPGTRMSEALAGHARDMLDLAEVVDPKTLPADVVTMRSRVVLSRGGERLELTLCYPDDLTDGVGRISVFSPLGMALLGARVGDSIGWRGPAGEEHTARIEALPYQPEAAGDFSR comes from the coding sequence CAGCTCGGCTGGCTCGACCACGTCCGCCTCTTCAACCTCGTGTCGGTGCCGCGCCCCGGCACCCGCATGTCGGAGGCGCTCGCTGGCCATGCGCGCGACATGCTCGACCTGGCCGAGGTCGTCGACCCGAAGACGCTGCCCGCCGACGTCGTCACGATGCGCTCGCGTGTCGTCCTGTCGCGCGGCGGCGAGCGGTTGGAGCTGACGCTCTGCTATCCCGACGACCTGACGGACGGCGTCGGGCGCATCTCGGTGTTCTCGCCGCTGGGCATGGCGCTGCTGGGCGCACGCGTCGGCGACAGCATCGGCTGGCGCGGCCCGGCCGGCGAAGAGCACACCGCGCGCATCGAGGCCCTGCCCTACCAGCCCGAAGCCGCCGGCGACTTCAGTCGCTGA